One segment of Ficedula albicollis isolate OC2 chromosome 2, FicAlb1.5, whole genome shotgun sequence DNA contains the following:
- the LOC101809388 gene encoding melanocortin receptor 4 — protein MNFTQHRGTLQPLHFWNHSYRLHGGASEPNAKVHSSGGCYEQLFVSPEVFVTLGIISLLENVLVIVAIAKNKNLHSPMYFFICSLAVADMLVSVSNGSETIVITLLNNTDTDAQSFTINIDNVIDSVICSSLLASICSLLSIAVDRYFTIFYALQYHNIMTVKRVGVIITCIWAACTVSGILFIIYSDSSVVIICLISMFFTMLILMASLYVHMFMMARMHIKKIAVLPGSGPVRQGANMKGAITLTILIGVFVVCWAPFFLHLIFYISCPYNPY, from the coding sequence ATGAATTTCACCCAGCATCGTGGGACACTCCAGCCTCTCCATTTCTGGAACCACAGCTACAGACTGCACGGAGGAGCCAGCGAGCCAAATGCAAAGGTCCACTCCTCAGGAGGCTGCTACGAGCAACTCTTTGTATCCCCTGAAGTGTTTGTGACTCTGGGCATCATCAGCTTGCTGGAGAATGTCCTGGTCATTGTGGCCATAGCCAAGAACAAGAACCTCCATTCACCCATGTACTTCTTCATCTGTAGCTTGGCAGTGGCTGACATGCTAGTGAGCGTGTCTAATGGATCAGAAACCATTGTCATCACGCTGCTGAACAATACAGACACAGATGCACAGAGCTTTACCATAAACATTGACAATGTCATCGACTCAGTCATTTGCAGTTCCTTGCTTGCATCAATTTGCAGCCTTCTCTCAATAGCAGTGGACAGGTACTTTACTATCTTTTACGCCCTCCAGTATCATAATATCATGACAGTGAAGCGTGTAGGGGTTATCATCACATGCATCTGGGCTGCTTGCACGGTCTCAGGCATTCTGTTCATCATTTACTCTGACAGCAGTGTTGTCATCATCTGCCTAATCAGCATGTTCTTCACTATGCTCATTCTCATGGCATCCCTCTATGTCCACATGTTTATGATGGCTCGTATGCACATTAAAAAGATTGCTGTTCTTCCAGGGAGTGGCCCTGTTCGCCAAGGGGCCAACATGAAAGGGGCTATCACTCTCACCATCCTGATTGGAGTTTTTGTTGTGTGCTGGGCTCCAT